The DNA window tttgtttctttctccCTGTTCAGTCCTCTGCGCCTTCCTCCTTCATCTCAtattttattcattcattgtCTCTTCCTTCGAATTTCAATGCTCCTACCACTGAAATTACATTACCATCTGCTGCTTTACCCTCGAAGGGATGAGACGACCGACGCATTATTTCATGTAGCTGTTCAAAAAATCATAACCCGTCACTTTCCAGATTCAAGGCTTCCTTGTGACCGAAATTGGAATGCAAATTAATGTGTTGCCATTGAGCAGAGAATGTAGCTGCCACCCAACGTTTGAGTTTGAGATTAATTTAAGAGTCAAGCTACAGGCAATGCCGAGCTTGTTGGATCAGCTAGGTTGTAAAAATTTGTAATCTTGTACCATTTCCAttgcaatcaaacaaaaaaGTAGAAGTTCTGCAGCTCATTTGGCTAACATGTTTATTCCCACCACACCACACCACAAATTGGAAGCAAATGGAATACTGGATACTTAAATAACATTACAAAACTGATGTCCCTAcattcattttgttttcttcttttgcccCTGAACAATtgacaccttttttttttttttttctgacacAGGGGATATCTGAACCTCCGACCCGACTAATTTTCCTGCGGCTCGAAAGAAGAGGCTCCATCCCCCGAACACATCAACCCTTGGACTCGAACCCTTGTGAGAGTAATGAACAATGTACCCTGAAGAAGGGATGTAACCAATTCAGCTGCCCAGGAGGAGGGGCAATTGACACCTATTACATAAGGACAATTTCGCCTCTTTCCTGTACCAACAATTGACACCTATTTATTAGTAGCATGTAAATTTAAGACTGTTTTTTGTCCGGAAGCGCTAAGCCAATCATATGAACacattttaaagaaattttttttttgttgttggggCCGAGAATCTTGGTCATCATACATGGTTTGGAAATTCTCCTACAACGTCAACGATAAACTTCAAAAGGGGTGCTGCTGCtaacaaaagaaattattaTTTACTACGCAGCAGTAGCCATCTTAAATTTGGGACAAAGAAAATACTAACAATCACATGTAGAGTGTAGACATGGCTCATAATCGTTGACCCCAAACAAAGAAAAGGGGCATTTGTGATTCTTATCATCATCATCTGACGACAAACCAAAAACTGCTTAATACAGTAGTATTTATTACATGTAAAGTTTCTCTAAGCACAAGAAACATTAGGCAAGTTCTAATATATACTAACTCCAAATAAACAGACAGACGGCTGAAATTAAGTGCTCGATGCACTATTTTAATTATCTTCATTCGAGTTTGATACACAAACCAttacgataaaaaaaaaattaatagaaTCAACGGAAGCCTTGAAAAGCCTCCACCCCTGATTCTCCAGATAAGAATTTCTGATAATTATAATCCACAGTTTGTCTTTGTCATATTAAAACTGCTGATAAGCCACTCTCTGTCGACTTTTGGATTACTCCGAAATTCAAACTGCTAAAAAgtaggaaaaaaaggaaagtagAAAGGCGTTGAATATGGAAAATTAGGTGAAGATTATTGTTTTCTTCAATCTTCTTTCGAGAAACGAAAATTTGACTAATTAAACCTAATCCCAGAAGTCAAcccaaaagccggcaactcttggaTTGCTCCCAGGGACTTAACTACCCAAATCCCAACCCCCCCAAagccgatgtgggatagaaacCCCGACAGGGCCAAGCCCACTAGACCCGCTGCTACTAAGTGATAAAGACCCCCACAAGCCCAGAGAATGTATTCAATCAATGTATGCATTTTAGACCTTTTATCCCTTCTTTTTGTGCAAATTTGCGGAAAAGAACTCGACAAAATATTAGTCACTCATATTGCGTCCATCATCTGATACAGGCAGGCACGCGACAATTACAATTACCGCCGTATTAAATAAAATACAGTTCATATATAGCAATAAAATGCTTTCTTAGACTTGTAGAATGTAGAGGCACTTTTGTCCTGTAACGTAGCGTAGTTTGTCCATCCCCACCATGATCGAATCAATCTTCTATGCAGGCATATGTCTCTCACGATTGAAAGATGCTAAGATCCATTCCACGACCTTTTGTCATTTTTCTGTCCTCCTCCTGATCTTTTTCAgtcatctttcttcttcttgtcaaCCCAGCTTTTCGTAATGTCATCGAAATCCAGAAAGGCCGAAAGGAGCAAGGAGAAACGTAAaggaacaaaacaaaagaaattagctAAATTACACCATACTCATATACTACTCTCAAACAAAACAAGACAGTTACAACcctgaaccaaaaaaaaaaaaggaacactGGACGTGTACTTATGTGTTGAACTTTGGCGTCGGAAACAGCAGATatagagaagaaaaggaaaagcaacTGCAAAGATTAATGACCACTAATTGTACTCCACCATCATCAACATAGCTAATAATACTAACAGTCGGTAGAAGACTAATTACTTCGTCATTGTTGACAATACATGCAtctccttaaaaaaaaaaaacacagaaaTGGGCTTGAAAGTTACTACAACAACGACAACAAAGTAATCTTCTCTTCTAGGACGGGGAGTTAGCGAACAAGGCTTCCCAAATGTCAGTGAAAACTTCAATGATAACCCTGTGATGATGATAAGAGTTTAAAGATAACAAGCACTGCAACAAGTTCTCCAAATCCTTTCCAGAAAACATCTGCCTTTCCACAATCATTTCCACCATTGATGTCCTGAAATCGTTGTACGGGTCACTCGAACGCTTCACCACTGCAAAACTGTCCTTCACTTTCCCCTTCAATTCCGGCACTGCTAATGGATTTGGACCGCCTGCGGAATGATAATTTCTCCTCTGCCGAGGCTTCCTGTTGCTCTTACACGTTTTGTTTCTTCTGAAAGACTCGGAAGAGTCAGAGGAGAGTGATCTTGAAGAAAACATGGTCGTTCTATCATCATCGTCGTCGTCATCTTCATCGCTACTAAACAAGCCATTGTAGCTACAAGCTGAAAATTCATCAAGTAGAAAAATACTTTTGCTTCTCGAACGAACCCTTCTGTTTATACTAGCCCGTTTGCTCTTCTTTTCTTTGTGCTTCGAAGGCGTCGGCGTCGGCGTCGCCGCATGATCTTGGAACTGGTAGAAAGCGTTGATCAGAGGCGAAATGGGGGATGCAGGCGGACATTTTTGACCTTCCTGAGTAGTAGTACGACTACTATCCTCGGTTGACGCTGAGAGGAGTAGGGGTTTTTTCAAGATTTTGTTGGGAATACAGGTTTGTAGATGATCGTGAGTTCGGAAAGTCTGAGGGTGTTGTGTTCTGCAGAGGGAAGGAAATGGACGGGGTTTTGGAGAGAAAAGCTCGATCAACTGGCGCTGCTGGTTTTCGGGGAGAAAAACGGGTTTTTCGATTGCGTCGGTGATGGTTTTGGAGCGGCATGACCCGAATGATGACCGGAACATGCGAGAGATTCGCAGTTTGAaccggttttccatttttgggTTTGTAGCGAAGCAGAGATgggagagagagtgagagagaagTGGGGAGGGGAGAATGTATTGACTATTGATGAAGATGGTGACTGAATATAATATAGTATGAGCCTGAATAAATTCAGACAGCCATGACAGAGAGAGAGGATTGAGACTTTGTatataaaaaaacaaaaggtcCTTTTTCTGATGGTATAGAAAAATGACGTTGATAATACTGCTGCTTTTTGCTGTTTTCGTCTTGTTTATCGTCCCCATTCCTCAAAATTCAACTTCAgttggccttgtttggattgtcgTTTTCCGTCGGGAAATTATGTCGTTTTTCGTAATCACATTTTTCTATTatcttttttcctcacatacatcaaatcgctatagtaatttttcatgaaaaatcatgaaaaatgcaattcaaacaCAACCAAACCAGACAAGTCTCCTTTAATTTAAAGTTTAAGCCACCTAATTACTTTTAAGTATCATGTTTGATTGAATGGatatatactgcacttgcttaATATACTCCATTAAATTCGAGTAAGTATTTAATGCATTAGTTACACTGAAATGATTCATCAGTTGTTCTAATTGTATATTAACCAAACCAAAAATagataaagtaagaaaaccTCTTGTGACCTGAGGCCATAATTGGTATAATAAATGTTATCTTATCTGTTTGTTTACTGATtgtgtgatgtatgtgaaacaAATAGTTaattaaaaatatgaaaaagtGAGTTAAAAGTATATTTATAATCCTTAATTGCAACAGCCTCGTCTCAGAAACAGAAGCATGGACGGGATTTCAACCCAACTTTTACtattgagcagaaattttgggCCATTGGCTGCGTGTAGAAAGTAGGAACAGAAAGGAATCATGAGAAGGCGAAGTTTGGTTGGATTATTAGATCTAAGAAATTGTTTTGCTTTGAAAAACAGCgaatcaaagttggaaattttttaaaatttgggtGTAGCAGAGGTTTAAGCAAGTGATGGACGGAAGTGGAACACCAACCGCCGGCTCCCTCTCTCTATTAAACAACCCTACGGCTACGCTAAAAGACACGGGGGACCAAGGGAATTTTGGCGCTGGGCATGGGGTAATCCGGCCCGCCGGAGGGATGATATGTTTCAAATTCAAACATTTCTCTTTTTACAATAATAATATTCTTTATTAAGGTTCCATTTGATAGTTTTACAAAGAAAGAAGCGTTTCTTTCTGACACAAGTAAGTCTAATAAATGTGTTTTTAAATCATCAAAAGTCGGATTAGTTAGGTTATTAAAAATTAGTTACCGAACAATTTAGAAGTACTTTTAATGTTTAAAagttaaaatgattttttcccttaaaaaaaaCACACGGTGGTAATTAAAAATGAGACCTAAATTATATATCATCATGCCTGCCACCAAAAGTTGGAGTACGTACTTACCTTACGATCCAAATAATGAGACAATGATTAACAAATTTGGCCGCAACATAAAAAAGGATTCCGTCCCCCTTCTATAGTATGATCCATTCTTCTCTTAACCTTTTCTAACTGAAGTTAGAAATTCGGCTTTTATAAATCTAGATTCCAAAAAGAAACCTCAAAAGTCGGTAACTTTTGAGGTCCTCTCAGAAACTTATAAACTCAAATCCAACCCCCCCCAGAACCGATGTAGGATAGCAACTCCACAAGGGCAAGTCAATAGGCCCGCTGCTAGTATGATCCATTCTTCACCCACTCTCTTTGCAAACTTTGCTATTGATTGGTAGGCAGGTGGAGGAGTGAAATTGCAATATTGCCTTGAAGCTAATATAAATTGCTTAGCATAttaatgggtttgtttggatagtttattatttgaaataaatactgtagcacttttgatgatgtgatgtatatgaaataaaaatgtgattaaaaatataaaaatgtaagttaaaaaatgtgtttatgatgtaagcgaaatattatttgagataatttgtTTATACAACAGTTACTCTTCGTGGAAACGGGTAATATACCGCTGTAGTACAAAGCTAAAATGAAGCAGGAcgaattttgaccaaattttgtCTCCTGTTGTTAATGTATAAataagtagtagtagtagtagtagtaaaaGGTTGTATTGTATCGTGTTGCGTGAGAATAGTAGTGATGTTGCCGGAGTcctttctaatttttcttttatgaGAAATATTCTCGCAGTCGCAGCATGATTTCTTTCAGAAATACTACTATAATTCATAGCTGCGTAGGCCGTAGAACTTAATTATAGAGTaaaatttcacatgaactacaGTTGCTTTATTTTCCCCAAAAATACGTAGGGTTGTGGATTGATATCATGTGATCATCAATCCGCCGGCTTTGCTTTGAGAGCTCTTCATAGCTGGAGGAAGGTCTTCACGTTCTTAGGCCTCATATTAGTGTACATCTTTTTATAGGGTTTGATGAGTGGGGGCTTTTTTGCCGATAAATATAGCAACTATACTGACTATGTTTTTGTTTACCAGGATTcgtaaaaagaaaataaaatttctaaattttgttCTGTTTATAtcgtaaatataatttttaattattttttattttttacatatCACAACacaaaaattattataatattattatttttagataattttgtTTCAGATAATCTTCTATACAAATCAACCAAATTTAAGAGATAAAATAatagaaaacttttttttttgggggggctACATTTATGTACAGTAAATCAGCTTATCATGGATCGGGTATTGGAGTTTCTTTTAACAAATATCTCAGGCTCTCAAGTCCTTTAAATGTTAGTACAACTTAAAGTGATCTTTCAAAATTATATATTTCCCATGAAAGGACTGCCAAAATTTACCTAACGTGGCCTTCTTATCCAAGCTGTATCACCCTATTCAGCTACGTAATTTGATGCACTTTTATATTTGAAACAGATAGGAAGTGTTACGTCAAAATAGAATGTATCACATTTTTAAGTAATAGTTTGGTGTCTTTATCAAGTTATAGGTTGCTAAGAGAGGGAGAAATAATGTCCAATAATTACGAAAAGATACAACATAACTCTGACCTTTGTATTTAATTAACTCTTGAATGTGATTGCTAACTGACATTTGCTGAAAGACTAAGAGGGTATCAATTGTATTATTTGATCAAATATACGTACAACTATGAACAAAAGGCTGACAAAAAGTTTGGGGTAGGTTTATAAGTCTCCTGCAGAACCATAAAAGTTGCCGACTTTTGTGattaaaagtcattttttggctttgacaaaaaaaatgaacaaaaggcTGACATgggcttcctttttttttcttttttttttattcattacTTCATTCTCTTTATTCCTCCGcccaaacagaaaaaaaaaaaacaaacaaattaaTTTCTTTCGACTTCAGTTTTGAACTTTTGTTTATTGGTATCCTACTAAATATATTTCCAATCAGCCATGCAGTGTAACCCTGACCCATCGTAGTAAAGACATTTCCCGCACCAAATTCTGGATAGTAGATATATCAAGTCTTCATAACTCAATTGTGATAGTTAGTTACTTCACCAGCCACCGACTTTCTATTGATGGTCGAAGGGGAACCAGTTGATTTCCCATCCTCGAGTTCCCAAGtgaaattcaagatgaaactaAAGCACTTCTTTACCTCTCCCATACCGCTAAATCAAATTCACACAAACTGGTAGCAGTTAGTTATGTTGAACTACGTCGCACTACAATTTGCCAATATGTGATggtagcaaaaaaaaaaatgtatatatatattttttaatgatATGGTTGTCCTAATGCTTCTTGTGTCTTCTTCAGAGTTCTAGATAATGGCTTTGTCAAGCAGCAAAACCTCAGAGATCACTGCTGCTTCATCACCAATTCCCAATATTAAGACTCTAAAAATAGTAGTAGTGTTGTCGAGGCTTTTGTCTCTCATTTTTCGAGAGCATCTTGAAATCCAAGGAGCTTCCAACCACAGGAAAACAGACAAAATAATTGTAGATGTTGCCCTTCTTTACTCAATAAGCTACAGAGAGtgctacccaaaaaaaaagacaacGTTGGAGGGACTGATCTTCAGCTTTTAAAAGTTGAACTCAGCTTCATGACAAGCACAAACAATTTGCCTTTGACATGGGTTTCTTGCCTTCCCACCTTTTGTTTGGTTTTATGCCTTTTGCAGTACGTGACAGAAATGGCACCAAAAATCTCCTATCCTCGAGTTCATATTACCACATTGGACTGCTTTGTTTCAATGTTGGTTGGTGCATACATCTCACTTTTCATGCGAGCTTTGTCCATAATCAGATGCTCCGTTTAGACGATGGTTTTTTATGAAGGATGAAAATTTGAAGTCAGCAATTTATGTCGATCAAGTACAAGACAAGGGGATTTAAACACACCATAATCCAAGATTGCGCCTTATTCATCAACCACTTCTGTCACTTTCCATGACTTTCATACTTGAGAGCATCATGATGACTGAGCTTCTTAAGAAGGATTAAAACTCGAAGTCTGCAAAATAATTAATGTCCATGAACTACAAGACAGGGGGATTTAAACACACCATAATCCAAATCTGCTTGTTATTCATCAACAACTTCCATCACTTTCATGCCTTTggatttcaaaataaaacaggGATTAGATTGAACTACTCCTAACTAGTTGGGTCATGGGTGGGAGGGAGCTGCCATTTTGCAGAGTAATTACCAGCAAGTAGGGTGCCCATAACCAATGCTTATTGAAGACTAACCGAACGCGTTAATCCTATTCAGAAATTTACGCCACAGGGAATATCTTTCCTTCCGTCGTTTAATGCTGTGAGAAATTAAATTGACACAGAGAGTACTAGAGCTTTCGAAGAGCAAAGCCATACCGTTGCATGAAGTACATAAAATTCTTTTGCAGGAAATGTGTTTCCTGTTTCGTGGGTTAGTCATATCTGTCATGAAAACCTTTAGTTCCTAAAATGGAGGAAATTGACAGAGAGGGGACAATGAAGCTGCCCCCAAAATTTTGGTCAGTAAACCATATATCAGAGATCACCAAGTCAGAGAAAAGATTAACCGAGATCGATATTTATTACTCCCAGAATCACGTGCCCCTTTATATATCAGGATTCAAGGACATTAAGCTATCATTGGCAGAGTATCTAATTTGAGAGTTGCAGCAAGGAGAACAGTAGTGGAACATATGTTGCTTAATGGTTAACATTCACATGCCCCGAAGTTCATTACACTCAACTTTTAACAAGTCCTGTTCTTCTCTGCTTACTTCTTTATCTGCTCACTAGATTGAATAGCTCCAAGACTAAGAAATATCACATCTTGtcgagtctttttttttttttttttttcggggacaataatatttttataacctaatctatcaaaatctaaagGAAAGAGAGTCTAAAGAAATTGTACATAAGAGATTAGTAAGGATAAGATTCTAATTAGATCAAAGGGATGATTTGACACCacctttaaatttttttcagttGACCTACAGTCCAAAGAGACTGGTGGCCGCTGAGCCAACAATGTCTAGAAAATTTGAAGAAACACATTCATGACTAGAAAGGGTTGCTTAGCAGACGATAAGGAACTTTAACCGATGGGAGTCACAGGACAAAAAGCTGAAGTGCTACACCAGCATTTGAACTTTAAATGCGTTGGGTCCAACAATGCACAAAAAAGCACAAGACTGCATCTATGTTTCACTCATTTCTCAAACCTTATGCTTATTCTTATCTTCGTCCTCAAATAGTGCCTCTATCTCCTCTAGACTCTTGCCCTTTGTTTCTGGTAAGCAAAAGTAGAAGAAGATGGTAGCTGCCACCATTATTCCTGAAAGTACAAAGAACACACCCCCAAATGTTATCTTCGTTGAAATGGTAAGAAATGTCATAGACACCACCCCACTAACCAGCCTATTGACTGAGATCGCTAGGCTGGAACCTTGGGCCCGCAATCTCATTGGGAAAATTTCGGAAGAGTATACCCACGTAATCGGACCAAGCCCAATTGAAAAGAAGGACACATCAGAACATACAGCTAGCACACACAGTGCAATTGCCCACAAAGGCTTCCTGTGAGAACGCTGAAGGAACGTGGACCCAATTCCCAACCCAGCCAGCGAAAAGGCCATACCCGTTGTTCCCATTAATAACAAGGGCCTCCTACCGTAGTGATCCAAGAAGAGAGCTGAAACCAACACAAAGGAAGTCTTGGCTATTCCCATTATGACCGTGACCCCAACAAGCCCCTTCCGGCTATGAATTCCGGCGGACTTAAACACCGAAGGCGTGTAGTAAACAACTGCATCATTGCCCGAGGCTTGCATGAAAAAGTTTATCCCAATGGCGGCGACAAGAATCCTGCGAAGCGGCTTAGAAGGCCTTAGAAGTTCCTTCCAGACCCCCTGTCCGTGCCAATCATTTGAGCTGGGCAATTCTGATTTTGGGCTACCATTTGGACTAGTAGTACCATCTTCAACCACCAAAGAAGCAGCTCTGGTTATTTCGTCAAGCCTTTCCTTGGCTTCTCGCTCATTTTCAGAAGTTTTGATCAACACCTTCTTGGCTTCTCCAGTCTTGCCCTTCATGACTAGCCACCGGGGTGATTCCGGCATTTTCATCACCCCAATAGCTATAGCAATGGCCGGAAAGCCGGCCAGGCCAAGCATCAGCCTCCAGTTAATGTGTGGTGGAAGTCCTGAGAATGCGTAGTTGAAGATATATCCCAGTAATATGCCTACGTTA is part of the Coffea eugenioides isolate CCC68of chromosome 6, Ceug_1.0, whole genome shotgun sequence genome and encodes:
- the LOC113776254 gene encoding transcription repressor OFP8; translation: MENRFKLRISRMFRSSFGSCRSKTITDAIEKPVFLPENQQRQLIELFSPKPRPFPSLCRTQHPQTFRTHDHLQTCIPNKILKKPLLLSASTEDSSRTTTQEGQKCPPASPISPLINAFYQFQDHAATPTPTPSKHKEKKSKRASINRRVRSRSKSIFLLDEFSACSYNGLFSSDEDDDDDDDRTTMFSSRSLSSDSSESFRRNKTCKSNRKPRQRRNYHSAGGPNPLAVPELKGKVKDSFAVVKRSSDPYNDFRTSMVEMIVERQMFSGKDLENLLQCLLSLNSYHHHRVIIEVFTDIWEALFANSPS
- the LOC113773496 gene encoding polyol transporter 5-like, which produces MEEGGGVKSATDARETAALESQSQSTNQRPPRLNKYALACAVLASTNSILLGYDIGVMSGAVLYIKDTLKISSVKVEILVGSLNACSLIGSFASGKTSDWIGRRYTIVLAALTFLIGALLMGLAPSFPFLMAGRVIAGIGVGSSLMIAPVYSAEVSPAMTRGFLTSLPEVFINVGILLGYIFNYAFSGLPPHINWRLMLGLAGFPAIAIAIGVMKMPESPRWLVMKGKTGEAKKVLIKTSENEREAKERLDEITRAASLVVEDGTTSPNGSPKSELPSSNDWHGQGVWKELLRPSKPLRRILVAAIGINFFMQASGNDAVVYYTPSVFKSAGIHSRKGLVGVTVIMGIAKTSFVLVSALFLDHYGRRPLLLMGTTGMAFSLAGLGIGSTFLQRSHRKPLWAIALCVLAVCSDVSFFSIGLGPITWVYSSEIFPMRLRAQGSSLAISVNRLVSGVVSMTFLTISTKITFGGVFFVLSGIMVAATIFFYFCLPETKGKSLEEIEALFEDEDKNKHKV